From the genome of Procambarus clarkii isolate CNS0578487 chromosome 78, FALCON_Pclarkii_2.0, whole genome shotgun sequence:
CCATAAGCTTCAGGCACTAGAAGGTGGGATGGAcacggtggtggaggcactaattAGGAGGCACAGCAGGAGAGTGGGAAGGGCGTGGTATGAGGGCTCACAGGCACTGGTAGGGGAGGCTCGGGTAGTGCATGTACTGCGGGTGGGCGGCGCCAGGAGTGAAGGTGCCGCCCACACTGACGCTGGCGGTGCCCCAGATGTCCGCCTCGCTCGTCTGCCCGCAGTAAGACGATGGCGGTGCCAGGGCGCCACCCGTGTACATGCTGACGTCGGCGGGGACCTGTTGGCTCACGGGGGCGCCGCTCACGCCCACACTTACACTCAAGTGCTGCGGGTGTGTGGGCGCGTGTGAGTCTAAACCCTTGAGTGTTTCGCTGAGTGCCCATATGTAGTTGTGGGCAAAGCGGAGGGTCTCGATTTTGGTCAGTTTGGTGTCGTCAGGCGCGGTGGGTAAGACAGTCCGCAGGCGGTCCAGCGCGTTGTTCAGCATGTGCATGCGATGCCGCTCGCGGTCGTTTGCCTTCATGCGGCGGTTGCGTCGCACGCGAGCGACTTGCTGGGGGCTTCTGGTCCTGCCACGCCCACCGCCACGCCCACCTGCCTTGCGCCGTCTGTTGTCCTCTCCAGGCTTCTTCTGTTCTTCTTTTTCGAAGTCATCGTCGCCATCCTCATCTTCCCCCATAGAGTCGTCCGTCGtgtcctcctccttcaggggcATCACGCCCATCTCCTGCAGCAGCCCTGAGAACCCGCAAGACTTGGCCACGTCGGGGCTCTCCTTCACCAGTGGTGGGGACGAGCAGGGGACGAGGTGGGCGAGCTTGCTGCTGGCGTGCTGTGTAGAGGGCGTGGTCTTGGGCGTGCACGCTGACGCACAGGTGACGTGAGGACTCTGGGAGAGGCCGTGGGAGGGCGAGGTGGCGGCGTGGGAGGGCGAGGTAGTGGCGTGGGCGGGGCGGCTGGGAGAGGACGCTACCACCACTGGACACCCCCGAGTGGGCGACGGTACGGTCTGTTGGTAGGTGGTCCGCAAGGGAGAGGTGAGAGCCATGGTGGGTCGGGCGTGTGTGGGCGTGCCGCGGGCGTGAGTAGTCTTTGCAGCAGTTGACCGGAGAGGAGACGACATCACGGCTGAGGAAGGTGTTGCCACCTGAGGGTACCAGAGAACACCAAGTTAACAATGGCTGCCACACAACACTCACTCACATGCTGCACCATGTAACAAGTGCTGAGACAcaagataaaaatatataataaaaaactaAACAAGAGAAAGGGAAGAAAGAGAGAATGAATGGTTAATAATTGAGAGTAGCTTTATACATATATTAAAACTCTTGCTTAATAAATCTTAAAATTAACTGCTATTGACTTCAAAGGTTAAGACCAACATTTTAAATATAAAGTCCAACAGGAAGGCTTCTATGGCAATGCAGACACGACTCTTATGTATGAACACCGGCTCTTCCGACAAGATGAAACGCACACCAACTACATACAAACTTACATACACATTTATACTAGATATTCGTAATGGAACACATAAACACACCAGGAacatatatgcatacataaaCACTAGATACACATACGGGCACCCCGCCtcagacatgtatatatatgcacGCAAGCTAGAAAGACATACGGTCACATACTCtagatacagatatatatatatatatattatattatattatattatatatatatatatatatatattatattatatatatagatagatatacacaCACCAGATACAGACGAACATACACGCACAGGCCAACCAATATACAGCTATACATACAcccacccaatatatatatatatatatatatatatatatatatatatatatatacatatatatatatatatatatatatatatatatatatatatatatatagtactttcatatataataataatctgCAGAAGGATTgatccatccttctgaagatgtattataaaATACGCAAGTCCTTAAGGAATTTCCGTGTTTcattccttccttcgtggtctgacattgtcacactgttcatcacgtgttaatttcttcgtgatttacacacacacacactgtgtgtgtgtgtgtgtgtgtaaatcacttaGAAATTAAGGGCACAGTGACCACTATGTTCAGTAAAGTGGTCACTATGTACACACACCCGCAGCTTCAATCACTGttgtgaatacatacacacacacattatatatatatatatatatatatatatatatatatatatatatatattatatatatatatatatatgtgtgtgtgtatatcacgaaaataaacacatgattaagaatgtgacaatgtcagaccacggaggaaaaaatgaaacaggaatttccttaagtactttcgtatattaaatacatcttcagaaagtctGACATTGAACACTGAAGGTCAccttcagaaggtgaccttctgaagatgtgtttaatatacgaaagtacttaaggaaattcctgtttcatttttcctccgtggtctgacattgtcatatatatatatatatatatatatatgacatatatatatatatatattatatatatatatataatatatatatatatatattatatatatatatatatatatatataattagtaatatatatatatatatatatatatatatatatatatatatatatatatatatatatatatatatatatatatatatataattagtaataaTACATTAATATTTTTTAACACTCTTTCATAGTTAACGTGTTCCTTTTGTATTCAAATATTATTTGAAGACTATTTTTTATATCTGAATATAGTTATAAAGTTTTTTTGTCCTAACCGTTATAGTTAATAATATGTTAATCTTTGATTTGATCAAATATTAAAAGCACAATATTTACCTTAACTTCACGATATTGCATGTGGCAGATATTATCACAGGTCACGGACACACAACTGTTACAACTTGATGAAAATTCCTAAGTGCACTAGTAGCTGAAGATATCCTGTTTTGTGGCGCCAGTCACGGCTATAGAGAGCTACGGCGGCACATCCCACCCCTTCCGTGTTTAGATGTACACTGAACTCTTGATGCTCGTTGCTCACACATACAAACTTGGTCGCGTGCTGCTCGTGGTAGGGAACATGGTGCcaagttctctattttttacatatTAAAAGCTCAGTATTATATATGGGAAAATTACAGACAAataatttttcgtatgaaatgtaTGAGTTTGTTTATCATAAACATGCATAAATTTATCCACGTGCTCCATCAAATTGTGTTAAAGGTATAAATTATTTTGAATAAGCAACTGCCAGATCAAATTCCACAG
Proteins encoded in this window:
- the LOC138357375 gene encoding uncharacterized protein isoform X2, with amino-acid sequence MSSPLRSTAAKTTHARGTPTHARPTMALTSPLRTTYQQTVPSPTRGCPVVVASSPSRPAHATTSPSHAATSPSHGLSQSPHVTCASACTPKTTPSTQHASSKLAHLVPCSSPPLVKESPDVAKSCGFSGLLQEMGVMPLKEEDTTDDSMGEDEDGDDDFEKEEQKKPGEDNRRRKAGGRGGGRGRTRSPQQVARVRRNRRMKANDRERHRMHMLNNALDRLRTVLPTAPDDTKLTKIETLRFAHNYIWALSETLKGLDSHAPTHPQHLSVSVGVSGAPVSQQVPADVSMYTGGALAPPSSYCGQTSEADIWGTASVSVGGTFTPGAAHPQYMHYPSLPYQCL
- the LOC138357375 gene encoding uncharacterized protein isoform X1, translated to MQYREVKVATPSSAVMSSPLRSTAAKTTHARGTPTHARPTMALTSPLRTTYQQTVPSPTRGCPVVVASSPSRPAHATTSPSHAATSPSHGLSQSPHVTCASACTPKTTPSTQHASSKLAHLVPCSSPPLVKESPDVAKSCGFSGLLQEMGVMPLKEEDTTDDSMGEDEDGDDDFEKEEQKKPGEDNRRRKAGGRGGGRGRTRSPQQVARVRRNRRMKANDRERHRMHMLNNALDRLRTVLPTAPDDTKLTKIETLRFAHNYIWALSETLKGLDSHAPTHPQHLSVSVGVSGAPVSQQVPADVSMYTGGALAPPSSYCGQTSEADIWGTASVSVGGTFTPGAAHPQYMHYPSLPYQCL